A segment of the Zonotrichia albicollis isolate bZonAlb1 chromosome Z, bZonAlb1.hap1, whole genome shotgun sequence genome:
CATTCAGTCAATGCACTGACCTTGCACTTAGTCCAGCAGAAAAGGCTGATATTTTTTCAACACTGAGTAGTTCTCTGTCTGTATGGGGTTTTGTTAGCATTGCCTGCTAGTGCTCCTCTGTTTCTGTCCTTAGCTTTAGGTGGTAGCTCCCAATCTTGTTCTCTGTCAGGGTAACTTTCCCTAGACCTGAGGAGCAAGGACATGTTTGTTCAAGCGGGTTGAGAGCCTTACGAGTATTGCCAGGAAATTGTGGGAAATACAAGTTTGAGAGACTTCACTGCATCCCTGGGATAATGTCTGTGGTCCTGGAGAGTGTCTCTGCTTTCCATACTCTTTCTGGTTACTGTGGATAAGATTGAGCAAGCATCTTGCAGCTGTTTAACACTGTAGTGTTCTGAGGGTCTTCAGTCAATATCAGCCTTGTTCCACACACCTTTTTGAAGCctcaggggcaggggctgttcAGCTTGGTCTTACCTCAGTGCTTGGTAATTATGACTTGTAAAACTTTGTGTAGTTAATAAACTGCAGGGTTCAGCAAGATACTGGGGTGTTCTAGACCGGATTTTTATTATTAGGAAACACAAGGTGAATGTGGTTTTACTAAAAGCAGTGGAAAATGCATGTCAATAACACTGACTCAGGTTACCCTTTTTCTACGTGGAGATTTCCAGGTACTCTTCTTTGGCTTTCTCTGTCTGTGAAATTCTTTGCCATAAACCCAGTCCATGCTATATCTTTCAGTTCTATACCTTTCAGATACTGAAAACTGGATAATCAAGGCAGAGAGGAGCAAATTACTGTTAATGCCATTAGAAATGCAAGCACCTGCTCATTTAAAGCATTGTCCACTGTCATTGAAAGTAGCATCTGTTTTATTGCATTTGTGGTTCTCCCGTTGGGAACTTTGCTGCAGGTAGCTCTGCCTCAGATGTGCTCTTTAGTCCTGTTTTTGGATGGAGCTGTCTCAGTGATGTGCCTGCATAGTGCCCTGTGCCTTGCTGCCCTTACTGGCTGGACTTTCTGTGTGAATCCTAGAGTTTACCCTGTCACCATGCTGGTGTCCGACAATCAGCCCTGTCAGGGCTGTCAGGTGCCCCTCTCACCATCcttgccctgcctgccctgttCAGAGCTGGGGAGTGACACTGCTCCACCTGTGCTGGGAACACCCTTGCTGCTGTCTCACTGCTCCTCAGTGAGCATCCTCAGTGCTTCCCCAACAGACAGGACAACAGGCAATAAAAACCAGTTTCAGACATGcctttttttccaaaacatttaTTGACAAATGCCACATTAGGTATTCCCTTGGAAATTCAAATATCACTATTATATTGCACACTGTTTAAAGATCCCCCaatattttcatgtgtttttcagaaaaaacaCACTATTCCATactatgattttttaaaattattagttGAGTGGCAACTTCAAGACCAAGAGGTCTGGTTTCTGTGCTTAAGGATAGGATCAGAAGCATACTTTTAGCAGGCCcctggaaagaaagaaaagtaaacTTTAGTCTGTGTAAGTAAATTTGCAAAGGGCTTTAATAGCCATTAAATCTCCACTGAAGCTGTAATTACAATCCTCCTGGGGTACTTCTGAATCACAGTACAAGACTAGGGGGCAGGGTGCAAAAGTTTGCATTTCTCTCTGTCTATTGGCACAGACACAGGCAGCCTTTCCTAGCTAGCCATGGGCTTTTGGCTTTCCTGAGGACCAATCCATGACCCTGCAAACCAGCTGCCTTCCCTCTGCTACAGGGAGCGGTACAGAGCACTATGGggcagggatgcccaggccatgGCCTTGGGTGATGCCAGTACCTGCTCTGTAGTGGAGGACTGGCTGACACAACAATGTGCTGTTCAGGAGGTTTTAGCTGCCATTCCTTGTGCCACAGTGCAGAGCACATGTGCTGTGTGGCTTGGTAAGGGGTCAACTTCTGACCAAGTAGGTGAGGTTGTGAAGAGTGTGAGTCCTCAACTGCCAGCAAAGAAGAATTTCTGCCTTCTGCAGAGCCCTAAAAATGTGTCCGCCTATTTCATGGGCAGCATTTGAACTAGAAGATCAATTCCTGTACCTCCAGAAAAATGTTCCCAAAATGGGCTTTAAACATGGTCTGTTTACATGTatgtggagcagctgctgactCCCACTGCCAGCTGACACAGTCAGAaatgctgctcagagcccctcaTCCCTGCTACTCAGACCACACAGGACACAGGTCATGATGGAACTGAGGGTGAGAATGGTCCTTCCTGGAGGCACCTTTTCATCTTTTCCTGAGGGACACTGCATGGACCCATGGTAAGACGCTATTATGCAAGTGGCCAGGACAAGGATTTCCAGGTGCAGAAACCCCGGCTTGTTGCATCCATCCCTGTACTGTCTACTACAGTAACAAGGCTGATCTTCATCTGGTAGTGTACCAGGTTCAACACACAGGATTCCGGTAAGTTGCAATCTTAAGGCTGCAGAACTAGCCTGTAGCAGGCTCTTGTTCTTTTATGGATTTCCCTTTGTAGCTCTTTTCCTACTAGATCTAACATGAGGAAAAGGTTACTAAAAAAGAACAGCTGTGTTTTGCTGTAGTTCTGTCACATTAACAGCAAATGCAATCACCTACTGTGCAACTCAGTGAGTTTGCTAATTAGGCTGAAGTACCTGACTGGAGCACAGGTTGGAACTGGCCAGACATGCAGATTTCCTCCTGCTTTTGGCGCACAATGCGCTGGATGGCTGGGGGGAGGCCACGGGGGTTGCGCGAGAAGATCAGGGAGTAGCCATCATCACAGGAGCCGTCCTCCTTCAGGCTGCGGCAGGCATAGGTGATGGCATAGTTATCATAGTCAGTGTCAATCACCCAGTAGTTGTCCCCTGAAACAACAACACACAGCTTTGTCACAGTGGGCACAACAGAGCAGAGGTGGATCCTTCAGCAGTGAGGTGGCAAACTCGTGTTAGGGATTGCTTTCCAAAGGATCTATAATCACATCACACATCCAGCTTATCTCCACACCATGAGGGAAAGAACTCGGACAAGCACAGGGTATCTTGAGACCGTGATTTTCCCCACGATGCTCGGTGCATTTTCACCTTTTGTTTCTTAGGTTAGAGGTATTAGCAGGACTAGGATTTTCTAGGTTTTCAATGAAAAAATACCTCTTTATGTTGCTTGATCAAGCATGGTGGAAGGAAGGACATACATTTCCTATACAGGAGACCTCAGTAAAACATTCCTCCTGTTTCCTAGCCTTTCTCTACTTAGTTCTTTTTGGTGTGGCTTATCTGCCAGTACTAAGGGAATGTACTTCTTTCTTATACCTTAGAAGTCCTCCCCAACTTCCACAGCTGAGGaactgcagctgtgggaggctTGGGCATGAAGGATGGGCTTTGAAGGGCACGTAAGGTTCAGCATGAGCAGTTTCTAAAGGTACACTTGAGTtaacagctccatttctttgaGTCCAGCTGTGTCTCTCTGAAATGAGTCCTGTTGCTGGGGTGCAGCTGTGGGTCTACGTGTTTCCTATGTTTAGCTATGGGGAATACAGGGGCAACTGACCTCAGCACTTCCATAATGCCCACAGTGGGCCCCAGGAAGAATGGCTTCCCTAGGTTGAACACCACAATTGGCTGTACAGAACCCATTTTGTGTGGCCCAAAGCCTGTAAGCCTCCTTGTTAACATATATAGTGTATGAGAAGGATGTGTGGGGAGCCTCTGGATGCTGCCCATTCTGTGGAGATAAAATGCACAACTTGGATAAAGCATGCTCTCCCTGAAAGGATGTTTCAGGGGAGCTTGGAGCAATCCCAGCTGAACTGTTTTTCCTGCTTATATGTGGAAATGCACATCTGGACAGTTGTAATTGACAAAATCCTCAGCAATTGAAAAGTGTCAGGGGGCTGGAGAATTTAACTCACCACCGCTGGAGAGGTAGCTGGCCAGTCCCTGGTAGGTCATATACATTTTTGCTGGAGTGGTTGGGTCAGGTACCGTGTACTGAGCAGCCATGTCAGCACAGATCACCCAGAAACTGCAACGAGATCCATAACATTCAAGGTAAAACCTGGCAGCATGAGAACTTCAAAAGGGTGTCCTCTCAGGGCTTGGGTACAAGTCCCTCAGGCATGGGGCATGGCCTTTCTAAATGCAAAGTCACTAATTATTGTCATTAAGTGATGCAAATCTGTGACACCCCCCAAACACACATCAAGCACAGCCAGTGATTGCTGCTGCCCTCTGGTCCCCAGCTGCTGTAAGGCTATGCTGTGGCTGGGGCAGTACTCTCCTTCAGTTCAGTAAGATTTTTGCCACCCATTTCTGTACAAGCAGACAGACACCAAGCACAATAATGAACGTTGTTTCTTGGCTTCCTGCTAGCAGTCTGCAGGGTGAGCTCACCTGCATTTGGAATCTTTTGGGCTCAGTAGATGTGCCCCAGGAAGAGGCAGGGACTTGGCTCTCCCCTGTCTATCCCTTCCTGGCAGTGTGGGCACAGGAATGTCTGTTACAAGCACAGTAATAGTTACAGCTCCTGTGCCAAGCTGGTGAAAAGCTGTCACAGAGCCTTTGAGAACCCTGTGGGTGTCCATTGTTACAATGCCCTTCTCTGTTTGGTATCTCTTTGCTTTGAATGCCATCCGCATTTCAACACTCTTTGTCAAGCCTTACCTGGATTAGTGAAACAGTGGAAGAGTCTTCATTCCCTTCCTTGCTCAGGCTGGGCTTCCCCTTATCCTACctttacagaaataaaatttgcaGGAGCCTTGAGACCCCATTTGTTTTTTCAAGAGTCCTTTCATGCATCTTCTCCCTTGCACAGTATGGCATGCCTGCAAAACCTCATTTGCCCATTCCCAAAATATCTTGGAGCGCTGCACTGTTAAGATGTACAAGGTTCATAGCCACCTGCTAGTGCTAGCGTATTGGAAGCCACAGATTTTCTCTTTTGCACTCAGAAAGCTATTTAATCTCTTTACATGCCGTAATTCCTTGTAGTAATCATGACCAACAGGCAAAACTCTAAGCTTCCTGCCATCTGTCCATTCAGGCATTGCAATTACATCTAAGAGTTTTTCTCAGAAATCTTGCATCTTGACAGCCTTCATTAGCTCCTTTACTTGATTGCAATTAATTTATCTAACCATTCCATCAATCAAGATTTGACTTAATAATTAACTTTATGCAGTAGTTTTGTGACAGACCCAAACCTGAGCCAGGCTGTGAACAATCTCAAAAGTGTCTAACCTCTAGCTTCTAATCTGATACTTTGGCTAAATTTCCCTTTTTGATGATGAAAACTCAGCCATGTTGTGTGCTCAGGGTTGATCATCATCCATGTCCCCCTCATCCAGTGCCTCATGTCAGCAGCTAGAGTTGAAAGTCAAGAGAGCTCACCCAAAAAGCTTCACTCGGCCTTTGGAGGATGCTGTCATTGTGCCGTCTTCCTCCACAGTGTATTCAGCAGAGATGTTGTCCTGAAGGAAAAGGCCTTCTGGATCCTTCTTGGCCAGGGCATACCATTTCCCTGCATACTGTCATGAAAGTGCATTAATATCTGCAATAGCCACCATGGCAAGATTAGCACAAAAACAATTTTGTGAATCAAAGTGCCTTTCTAACTCCCCACTGCATGATAAAAGCCAGTCTGAGTCGGGAGGGAATGTAGCACACagatgctgctgtgctgtctgATGAACCCTTGCCTCTGTGCCAGAAGAAGTGGGtctggcagctctgcactgctctgtgtgtgtagtCCTTGTGAAGTGAGACATTCCTGTCACACTGACCCCACACCAAAAGCATCTCTCATCCGAACACATCTTCTGAGAGTCAGACTGGTTCTTCCCTGTTCAAGCCCCTTCTCTTCCATGGAATACCATACCAAGTTCAACAATATCAAATTGCAGGTACAAGGACTGTAGCAAGCTGGCAAGAGACAGTCTTTGTGGCTGCCACGGGCCACAGTCAATCTCTGATGGGGAAAAGGGCCTACCcagcaaagcagaaaatgaTGACTATATGCTCAGAACATGGAGAGGGTGTTTTGGGGAGAGTAATGGCAGAGACAAATGGATTGAGATTAAGAGAAAGAATATGTTCATGCAAAAAATGGGTCCTGAAAATGTATAAGAAGTATCtagttaaaagaaaagaagatcTTAACAGGTGACTGACAGAGAGGGAGACCCTTAAAAGTTAACATTATCAGTAGAAATCCTGAgaagagcaggagctggctAGGTGTTAAAATTGATTCTGCAGTGAAGCTAATGACATCTGTTAGGCAAGTTATGGGCTTAAGCCAGAAAGGCCATGATTCCCAATACAGGAGCCCGAGCAAAAACTTTGACTTTTTAAACTGGGATATTCCCAAAGCTCTCCCTGGACATGATTTGTTACCAAAGCAAAGCCAATCTTGTACAGACAAAGGGCTTGCCACATCCCAGATGCCCCTACAGCTGTGGTGTTTGCTGACCATTAGTTAACATAGGTACTGACACGTCTGGACTTTTCCAACAACAGATTAGCCCTCATTTTCTCCTCAGAAGCACAAATGATGTGTTTAAACAGGAGTCGGTGCTCAGCATAGCAGACTAGGTAAGATTTCCATTTGCTGTGACTCCCAAGAATGACTAGTGATGGGTGCAAGTACCCTAGGGCTTGTGCTTGAGCTTCCTCTCGATGTAGATCTAAATTGTTCCTTTCATGGAACTGCCTGAAGCTCAAAATTGTGCCAAGCTAACAGAATATAAGCTCTAGTAACATCCCTGGCTTTCAAGGCCAGTTTTACTGTAGTGTTCAGAAAGTTAAACAGTACTGAGATAACTACAGGAACAGCATCAGCAACACGGAATATGAAAGAAGTTAGCTTTTTGGTTAAGAACCCCTTTAGATGAACAAAGCTCATAATCTGGAAAAGCAGTGTATATGTAAAGCTTCTTCACATGTACTATGAAGTAACCATAATTACCCTTTTTGGATCAAAATTGTCTTTCACAGAGAAAGAATCCACTGCACAGGTCTGAGCTAGGCTATATTCAACAGTGTAGAAGACCGAGGCCAGGAAAACATACTGTGCGTATTTCATTCTGCAAGACAAAAGCAAACATGGGGGTTTATTTCATGCAGTAGATGGAGGTAGATAGTGCTACAGATGCATTTCCACCATTTAAGACTAGTTTTTTCCCATACTACTATCCATTGATAGTGACAACCAGCTCTTCCATTGATACCAAGTAATTGTGGTGCCTAAATTCAGCCAAAACCGAACATCGATGGCAATTACTTTGGAGAAGTATTTTGCTTGCCAGAAGTAGTAATGCAATTCATTGTATTTTTGCATTATAAATCAAGCCAGACTATGGATAAGGTCAGTAAGATTTGGTAAAAAATTGAAATGTTTTGAATTTTGTTTTTGCAGCAAGAAAAATGTTCTGATGAGCTCTGGTAAAGCACTGTACATTGTAAAGATGTTGTTTCTAATTATTTCACAGTGAGTGTCCACTTTGCTTTCAAGCCAGCAAAGCCATGTTCTTTATCTCCAGTTCTGCTCACCAAAACAGGCCTCTTCTGGGTGCCTACTCTAATGGCATAACACACCTTGGTATTGGCTGCCCTCTGACCATTCCTTCAACAAACATGacaaataatattaattttctaGAGGCTTAATCTGTCATTGCACCACAACCACTAGGTGATCATGGCTGTTTTTCTCCTGGGGTATCCCACCTCATCCATATGCCAGCATATTTGTTTCTCAGACTTCAGGAAGAGAGAACCTTCATTACACATTCTTGCAGAGTATTTGACACTGAATACCTGTCCTAATGCCAAGATAAAACAGTTATCTAACACTTGTCAGCACCATTCAAGCTGAGCTCCCAACCCAGAGCCCAAACACCCATGCAGCAACACTAGGCTGTTCCTAGCTGCTGCCATGCAAGCTGCATTTCTCTGCTGCAAGATATGCcagtctcatccacctctgctGAAGAGAGACCTACCTGCTGAGTGGAGATGTTGGAGATCCTTGAGACTACTCTGCTTCAGTCTTTGGACTGCAGGTAGCAGGAGGGTTTTGTGTCAATTGCCCTCCAGCTCCCTTTAAATAAGGAATCTACAAAGTCACTAATTGGTTATTTTTGCTCGTGTGCCTGAATAAAACACTTAATCTTGGATAATCCATTATGTAAAAACCAACTGTAATCCTCACACTGGTGGGTCTGACTGCTATACTAATACAAACACAGCTTTTACATAATGGGAAAAGCTGCCCAGAAAGCTAATAAATCTGATGATTTGATTGTGCCACTGCTTTGTCTCATTGAAGTCTTTCTGCCTCTAACACATGTGAGGAGAATAAGAACAGAGCATTAATTAGAGAAACACTTGGCCTACACACATGTATCTGCATAGGCACGTGTTTTAACAATTTGCATGGAGCAGGTACATAATTAGCTTTTCTCATACCTGCATCATCAAATTGGTGATCCTTTCAAGAGTAGGAAGACATTATGCATTACCTACATGGGGAAGGGGACAAAAAAGTGCAAAAATACAGTTTAGCCTTCATGTTCTTATCAGAATCTTGAGACTCCTCAGTTCTCCTGTGCAGTGAaacatttttttgtgaattCTTCCTAGCTAATTTTGTCAGCATTTCCAGTTACAGAAATACTACAGCTCTCTCCTTCCCAAAATGTTCCTTCTAGTAGCCTCTCATGGGAATACGATACATCAGAAAAAGACAAGAAGGCAGAGATCACTAGAAGAGTACTTTTGGCAGCAAACCATGCCTACCATTCTCAAGTGCCCACATAACTTCTTTAACTGCAAAGGTTGCTCCTGAACTCTTTCTCCCAGGCTCACCTGGGACGTCTAAGACTTCAGACATTCAAGTAGGAGTTGATGGTACTAGCAGCTATTCCTCACACTGGGTGCTaagtgctggggagccttgggCATAACCACTAGGGACAACCCTAT
Coding sequences within it:
- the LOC102062652 gene encoding purpurin produces the protein MKYAQYVFLASVFYTVEYSLAQTCAVDSFSVKDNFDPKRYAGKWYALAKKDPEGLFLQDNISAEYTVEEDGTMTASSKGRVKLFGFWVICADMAAQYTVPDPTTPAKMYMTYQGLASYLSSGGDNYWVIDTDYDNYAITYACRSLKEDGSCDDGYSLIFSRNPRGLPPAIQRIVRQKQEEICMSGQFQPVLQSGTSA